The proteins below are encoded in one region of Tomitella fengzijianii:
- a CDS encoding GAP family protein, with translation MGGTIGDLLPFAIGIALSPVPIIAVVLMLLAPDARNTGVTFAAGWSVGIVAVAAITSAISAAGGASATDGPSTGSAVARLVVGLLLLALAGRQWQSRSSQSEPKWLASIDKLTPARGGLIGFGLAAVNPKNLLLCIAAGIAVGSAGIGLGPSIVALAVFTVLAAASVVVPVLGFLLAADRLRRPLDRFREWIQASSAQVTFALLLVFGTLLIGKGIGGLT, from the coding sequence ATGGGTGGAACAATCGGCGATCTGCTCCCCTTCGCCATCGGGATCGCACTCTCACCGGTGCCGATCATCGCGGTCGTACTCATGCTGCTCGCCCCCGACGCGAGGAACACCGGCGTCACCTTCGCGGCGGGATGGTCGGTGGGCATCGTCGCGGTCGCCGCCATCACCTCCGCGATCTCCGCTGCCGGCGGCGCCTCCGCCACCGATGGCCCGTCCACCGGGTCCGCGGTGGCCCGGCTCGTGGTGGGACTGCTCCTGCTCGCGCTCGCCGGCAGGCAGTGGCAGAGCCGCTCATCGCAATCCGAGCCGAAATGGCTCGCCTCGATCGACAAGCTGACGCCGGCGCGGGGCGGCCTCATCGGGTTCGGGCTGGCCGCGGTGAACCCCAAGAACCTGCTCCTGTGTATCGCGGCGGGGATCGCGGTGGGCTCGGCGGGGATCGGTCTGGGGCCGAGCATCGTCGCGCTCGCTGTTTTCACCGTGCTCGCCGCAGCATCGGTCGTCGTCCCGGTCCTGGGCTTCCTGCTCGCCGCAGACCGGCTCCGCAGGCCGCTCGACCGGTTTCGGGAATGGATCCAGGCCAGCAGCGCTCAGGTTACCTTCGCGTTGTTGCTCGTGTTCGGCACCTTGCTCATCGGCAAGGGCATCGGCGGCCTGACGTAG
- a CDS encoding LapA family protein: protein MSERAVSDRSSFLSRLSFTQWIAVVLAILAIIFVLMNRDTTSISFFGVTVSAPLWLTLILVFAVGWLTGVLTMRKRRRGKVE from the coding sequence ATGAGTGAGCGCGCAGTATCCGACAGGAGTTCGTTCCTGTCCCGGCTCTCCTTCACGCAGTGGATCGCCGTTGTGCTGGCGATCTTGGCGATCATCTTCGTGCTGATGAATCGCGACACCACCTCGATCAGCTTCTTCGGGGTCACCGTCAGCGCCCCGCTCTGGTTGACGCTCATCCTGGTGTTCGCCGTCGGCTGGCTCACCGGGGTCCTGACCATGCGCAAGAGACGCAGAGGGAAGGTCGAGTAG
- a CDS encoding DUF7144 family membrane protein gives MTTAHTAEAGGGGVAQGGGVRQGFAAFGVIAAGIVLVANGTLQLLEGITAIAADDLIVVGQQYTYQWNTTGWGWVHVVIGALVIIGGFALMTGATWARILAVVLATVAIIANFLWLPYYPWWSLILIALYLYVIWAVANWTPRETP, from the coding sequence ATGACAACCGCTCACACCGCCGAGGCAGGGGGAGGCGGCGTTGCACAAGGGGGCGGAGTCCGGCAGGGATTCGCCGCGTTCGGCGTGATCGCCGCAGGGATCGTCCTCGTGGCGAACGGCACGCTGCAACTGCTCGAGGGGATCACCGCGATCGCCGCGGACGACCTGATCGTCGTCGGCCAGCAGTACACCTACCAGTGGAACACCACCGGGTGGGGATGGGTGCACGTCGTCATCGGCGCGCTGGTCATCATCGGCGGCTTCGCCCTGATGACGGGCGCCACGTGGGCGCGCATCCTCGCGGTGGTCCTGGCGACGGTCGCGATCATCGCCAACTTCCTGTGGCTGCCCTACTACCCGTGGTGGTCGCTGATCCTCATCGCGCTCTACCTCTACGTGATCTGGGCCGTGGCCAACTGGACGCCTCGCGAAACCCCCTGA
- a CDS encoding SulP family inorganic anion transporter, with protein sequence MSAGRARQWWIFASLQGYRASWIRPDAIAGLTVWAVLVPEALAYATIAGVAPVVGLYASVPALVLYAAAGSSRHLMVGPMSGTAVLSAAIVAPVAGADGGRFLSLTAALAIVTGVAGLLAGLCRLGFIAAFISEPVLKGFIVGLALTIIAGQVPKLLGVGKSDGGFFAQAWGILSRLGDAEWRTLLIGGCSLVVLLVLRRWLPLVPGALVVVVLGIVAVSVLSLDEHGVAIVGHIDAGMPTLGLPDGLAWRDFYELAGPAFGVLLIGFAQGLGAAKTFAERDGYEVDANRELVGLGAANLASGLGSGMVVNGSLSKTAVNGEAGARTQLSGLVAAALTVLTLLFLTGMFEKLPESTLAAVVIAAVVELVDFAALRRLYGVWSRRLGGIYGVAARPDFLAALVALFGVLVFGALPGLVMGIVVSMALLVYRSARPHVARLGALDGEWVDVERHPQARVSERIVVARVESGLFFANADTVRKAIAAMCGDDTRIVVLDAKSTPTVDVTAMSMLTTVHENLARRGIAFRIARNIGQVRDVVDAVGGGSFEVFTTVNEAVAWPRTDPER encoded by the coding sequence GTGAGCGCCGGACGGGCTCGACAATGGTGGATATTCGCCTCGCTGCAGGGCTACCGCGCATCGTGGATCCGTCCGGATGCGATCGCGGGCCTGACTGTGTGGGCGGTGCTCGTCCCGGAGGCGCTCGCCTATGCGACCATCGCGGGCGTGGCGCCGGTGGTGGGCCTCTACGCCTCCGTGCCGGCGCTGGTCCTCTACGCGGCGGCGGGCAGCTCCCGGCATCTGATGGTGGGGCCGATGTCCGGCACGGCCGTACTGTCGGCCGCTATCGTCGCGCCGGTCGCGGGTGCCGACGGCGGGCGTTTCCTCTCGTTGACCGCTGCGTTGGCGATCGTGACCGGTGTCGCCGGGCTGCTCGCGGGCCTGTGCCGGCTGGGATTCATCGCGGCGTTCATCTCCGAACCCGTGCTGAAGGGGTTCATCGTCGGCCTGGCGTTGACGATCATCGCCGGCCAGGTGCCGAAGCTGCTGGGGGTCGGCAAGTCCGACGGCGGCTTCTTCGCGCAAGCATGGGGGATTCTCTCGCGCCTGGGGGACGCGGAGTGGCGGACGCTGCTGATCGGCGGGTGCAGCCTGGTGGTGCTGCTGGTTCTCCGACGGTGGTTGCCGTTGGTCCCGGGCGCGCTCGTGGTGGTGGTGCTGGGGATCGTGGCCGTCAGCGTGCTCTCGCTCGACGAACACGGGGTCGCGATCGTCGGGCACATCGACGCGGGCATGCCCACGCTGGGGCTCCCGGACGGCCTTGCGTGGCGCGACTTCTACGAGCTCGCCGGCCCGGCTTTCGGCGTGCTGCTGATCGGGTTCGCGCAGGGGCTGGGCGCGGCGAAGACCTTCGCCGAACGCGACGGGTACGAGGTGGACGCCAACCGCGAACTCGTCGGGCTCGGCGCGGCGAATCTCGCGTCGGGCCTCGGCTCGGGCATGGTCGTCAACGGCAGTCTTTCGAAGACGGCGGTCAACGGCGAGGCCGGCGCGCGGACGCAGCTGAGCGGCCTGGTCGCGGCGGCGCTGACGGTGCTGACACTGCTCTTCCTGACCGGGATGTTCGAGAAGCTCCCGGAGTCGACCCTGGCCGCCGTGGTGATCGCGGCGGTGGTCGAGCTGGTCGATTTCGCGGCCCTGCGGCGGCTGTACGGCGTGTGGTCCCGCAGGCTCGGCGGCATCTACGGTGTGGCCGCGCGGCCGGACTTCCTGGCGGCGTTGGTGGCGCTGTTCGGAGTGCTGGTCTTCGGTGCGCTGCCGGGCCTCGTCATGGGGATCGTCGTGTCGATGGCGCTGCTGGTGTACCGGTCGGCGCGCCCGCACGTGGCGCGGCTGGGGGCACTCGACGGTGAATGGGTGGACGTCGAACGTCACCCGCAGGCCCGCGTGAGCGAAAGGATCGTGGTGGCACGGGTCGAATCGGGATTGTTCTTCGCCAACGCCGACACGGTCCGTAAGGCGATCGCTGCGATGTGCGGTGACGATACGCGGATCGTGGTGCTCGACGCGAAGTCGACGCCGACCGTCGATGTCACAGCCATGTCGATGCTGACGACGGTGCATGAAAACCTGGCCCGGCGCGGGATCGCGTTCCGGATCGCCCGGAACATCGGGCAGGTCCGGGACGTGGTCGATGCGGTCGGAGGCGGGTCCTTCGAGGTCTTCACGACGGTGAACGAGGCGGTGGCGTGGCCCCGTACCGATCCGGAACGGTAG
- a CDS encoding PLDc N-terminal domain-containing protein — MSSSTFLDVFWLILISVAFVVYLMLLFTIFGDLFRDHETSGWVKAIWVVVLIIFPLISSLVYLVVRGGGMAGRSRAAAARMMDAQDAYIKQTAGTSPAQQISDAQQLLDAGSITAEEFAALKAKALA; from the coding sequence ATGTCGTCGTCGACATTCCTGGACGTGTTCTGGCTGATCCTCATCAGCGTCGCCTTCGTCGTCTACCTGATGCTGCTGTTCACGATCTTCGGGGACCTGTTCCGGGACCACGAGACGTCAGGTTGGGTCAAGGCGATCTGGGTGGTCGTCCTGATCATCTTCCCGCTGATCTCGTCGCTGGTGTACCTGGTGGTCCGCGGCGGCGGGATGGCCGGGCGGTCGCGCGCGGCGGCGGCCAGGATGATGGACGCGCAGGACGCCTACATCAAGCAGACTGCCGGCACCTCACCGGCGCAGCAGATCTCGGACGCGCAGCAGCTGCTCGACGCGGGATCGATCACCGCCGAGGAGTTCGCGGCGCTCAAGGCCAAGGCGCTCGCCTGA
- a CDS encoding MBL fold metallo-hydrolase — translation MSALRIDRVVTSGQFCLDGGCWDVDNNIWLVGDGAEVLVIDAAHDAAPIAAAVGNRKVTGVLCTHAHNDHITVAPELARRFGATILLHPDDDVLWRKTHPGVEYKPLHDGQRIPVAGTSLEVMHTPGHSPGSVCLYQPAKAALFSGDTLFQGGPGATGRSYSDFPTIIASISERLLTLPGEVQVHTGHGEGTSIGAEAPHLQEWIDRGH, via the coding sequence GTGAGCGCGTTGCGCATCGACCGTGTGGTCACGTCCGGGCAGTTCTGCCTGGACGGCGGCTGCTGGGACGTCGACAACAACATCTGGCTGGTGGGCGACGGCGCCGAGGTGCTCGTCATCGACGCGGCGCACGACGCGGCCCCCATCGCGGCGGCCGTCGGCAACCGCAAGGTGACGGGGGTGCTGTGCACGCACGCGCACAACGACCACATCACCGTGGCGCCGGAGCTGGCCCGCCGCTTCGGCGCGACGATCCTGCTGCACCCCGACGACGACGTGCTGTGGCGCAAGACCCACCCGGGCGTGGAGTACAAGCCGCTGCACGACGGCCAGCGGATCCCCGTGGCCGGCACGTCGCTGGAGGTCATGCACACCCCGGGGCACTCGCCCGGTTCGGTGTGCCTGTACCAGCCGGCGAAGGCGGCGCTTTTCAGCGGCGACACGCTGTTCCAGGGCGGCCCCGGGGCGACGGGCCGGTCCTACTCGGACTTCCCCACGATCATCGCGTCGATCAGCGAGCGGCTGCTCACCCTCCCCGGCGAGGTGCAGGTGCACACCGGGCACGGCGAGGGCACGTCGATCGGCGCCGAGGCCCCGCACCTGCAGGAGTGGATCGACCGGGGGCACTGA
- a CDS encoding S-(hydroxymethyl)mycothiol dehydrogenase, with translation MSQQVQGVIARAKDAPVELVPITIPDPGPHDVVVRVQACGVCHTDVTYRDGGINDEFPFLLGHEAAGIVETVGSEVGHVAVGDFVVLNWRAVCGECRACKRGRPWYCFDTFNASKSMTLADGTALTPALGIGAFAEKTLVHELQCTKVDPQADPAVAGLLGCGVMAGLGAAVNTGGVSLGDTVAVIGCGGVGDAAVMGARLAGASTIIAVDRDPKKLEWAKDLGATHTIDASSVDVVQAVQDLTGGFGADVVVEAVGRPETYEQAFYARDLAGTVVLVGVPTPDMRLDMPLVDFFSRGGALKSAWYGDCLPERDFPRYVDLHLQGRLPLDKFVTERIGLGDVEQAFAAVHEGTVLRSVVVL, from the coding sequence GTGTCGCAGCAGGTTCAGGGTGTCATCGCGCGCGCCAAGGATGCGCCCGTCGAGCTCGTCCCGATCACGATCCCGGATCCGGGCCCGCATGACGTGGTGGTGCGCGTGCAGGCGTGCGGCGTCTGCCATACGGATGTGACGTACCGGGACGGCGGCATCAACGACGAGTTCCCGTTCCTGCTGGGCCACGAGGCCGCGGGGATCGTGGAGACGGTCGGCTCCGAGGTGGGGCACGTGGCCGTCGGCGACTTCGTCGTCCTCAACTGGCGGGCCGTGTGCGGCGAGTGCCGGGCCTGCAAGCGCGGTCGCCCGTGGTACTGCTTCGACACGTTCAACGCCTCCAAGTCGATGACCCTCGCCGACGGCACCGCACTGACCCCGGCCCTCGGCATCGGCGCATTCGCGGAGAAGACGCTGGTCCACGAACTCCAGTGCACCAAGGTGGACCCGCAGGCGGATCCGGCGGTGGCGGGCCTGCTGGGCTGCGGAGTGATGGCGGGCCTCGGCGCCGCGGTCAATACCGGCGGTGTCTCGTTGGGCGACACGGTCGCCGTCATCGGCTGCGGGGGCGTCGGCGACGCCGCGGTGATGGGTGCACGGCTGGCGGGGGCGTCGACGATCATCGCGGTCGACCGCGACCCCAAGAAGCTCGAGTGGGCGAAGGATCTCGGCGCCACGCACACCATCGACGCCTCGTCGGTCGACGTGGTGCAGGCCGTGCAGGACCTCACCGGCGGGTTCGGCGCGGACGTCGTCGTCGAGGCCGTCGGCCGGCCGGAGACCTACGAGCAGGCCTTCTACGCGCGGGACCTCGCCGGCACCGTGGTGCTGGTGGGCGTGCCCACCCCGGACATGCGGCTGGACATGCCGCTGGTGGACTTCTTCTCCCGCGGCGGCGCGCTCAAGTCCGCCTGGTACGGGGATTGCCTGCCCGAGCGCGACTTCCCCCGGTACGTGGACCTGCACCTGCAGGGGCGGCTGCCGCTGGACAAGTTCGTCACCGAGCGCATCGGGCTCGGCGACGTGGAGCAGGCCTTCGCTGCGGTGCACGAGGGCACGGTACTGCGATCGGTGGTGGTCCTGTGA
- a CDS encoding TetR/AcrR family transcriptional regulator, which produces MTERLSERRYRGLPPEVRQADRRRRFREAGLDVFSDAGYMSSSVPEICRVAGLSTRQFYEEFTSREGLLLDLFQRINEEARSLVSQAMRQVDGEDVRAHVVAGVTAYIRALGDDPRRARVALTEAVGVNQNVDHERERQRAEWTVLIETAGREIMPEGSTPLGGYHTAMVAYAGAVNAVVADWAKGEPRSPLSEVTDVLVPLLTAVLSLGCKQDAGAA; this is translated from the coding sequence ATGACCGAGCGTCTTTCCGAGCGTCGATATCGTGGGCTTCCGCCAGAGGTGCGGCAGGCGGACCGTCGTCGACGATTCCGGGAGGCCGGGCTCGATGTGTTCTCCGATGCCGGCTACATGAGCTCGTCCGTGCCGGAGATCTGCCGCGTCGCGGGGTTGTCCACCCGCCAGTTCTACGAGGAGTTCACCTCACGCGAGGGCCTGCTGCTGGATCTGTTCCAGCGCATCAACGAGGAGGCGCGCAGCCTGGTCTCGCAGGCGATGCGCCAGGTGGACGGCGAGGACGTGCGAGCGCACGTGGTCGCCGGGGTCACCGCCTACATCCGGGCGCTCGGCGACGACCCGCGCCGCGCCCGCGTGGCCCTCACCGAGGCCGTGGGCGTCAACCAGAACGTCGACCACGAGCGGGAGCGTCAGCGCGCGGAGTGGACGGTGCTGATCGAGACCGCGGGCCGGGAGATCATGCCGGAGGGGAGTACGCCGCTGGGCGGCTACCACACGGCCATGGTCGCCTACGCCGGCGCGGTCAACGCGGTGGTGGCCGACTGGGCCAAGGGGGAGCCGCGGTCGCCGCTGTCCGAGGTGACGGACGTTCTGGTGCCGCTGCTGACCGCCGTGCTCAGCCTCGGCTGCAAGCAGGACGCAGGCGCAGCCTGA
- a CDS encoding acyl-CoA dehydrogenase family protein — protein sequence MYEWSETDLMVRDTVRGFIDKEIKPISDRLESGELPPFDVLRKLYETFGLADMARTALERALAKEAGEPVPEDDSGQGGYGGGGSSMSVILNSELAKVSLGLVASMGVSVGLTVGTIRSRGTLAQKKRWLPELVTFEKVGAWAITEPDSGSDAFGGMKSTVRRDGEDYILTGQKTFITNGPYADTVVVFAKLDEGDKSVDPRDRKVLTFVLDSGMEGFAQSKPMKKMGMNSSPTGELFFDSVRLTPDRLLGESEEVAKSSGKDSAKDSFVAERVGIASLGLGIIEECHGLCIEYAKARTLWGNPIGSFQLIQLKLAEMEIARINVQNMVFSAIERMNDGHRITLSEASAMKLYASRAATEVAMEAVQLFGGNGYMSEYKVEQLARDAKSLMIYAGSNEIQVTHIAKGLLA from the coding sequence ATGTACGAGTGGTCCGAGACCGACTTGATGGTGCGCGACACGGTGCGCGGTTTCATCGACAAGGAGATCAAGCCGATCTCCGACCGCCTTGAGAGCGGCGAGTTGCCCCCGTTCGACGTGCTCCGCAAGCTGTACGAGACGTTCGGGCTGGCGGACATGGCGCGCACCGCCCTGGAGCGTGCGCTGGCCAAGGAGGCCGGCGAGCCGGTTCCGGAGGACGATTCCGGGCAGGGCGGCTACGGCGGCGGCGGCAGCTCGATGAGCGTGATCCTCAACAGCGAGCTGGCCAAGGTGAGCCTGGGGCTGGTCGCGTCGATGGGCGTGTCGGTGGGCCTGACGGTGGGGACCATCCGCAGCCGCGGCACGCTCGCGCAGAAGAAGCGCTGGCTGCCGGAGCTCGTCACGTTCGAGAAGGTCGGCGCGTGGGCGATCACGGAGCCGGACTCGGGCTCGGACGCCTTCGGCGGGATGAAGTCGACGGTGCGCCGCGACGGCGAGGACTACATCCTCACCGGTCAGAAGACCTTCATCACCAACGGCCCCTACGCGGACACCGTCGTCGTGTTCGCGAAGCTCGACGAGGGCGACAAGTCGGTGGACCCGCGCGACCGCAAGGTGCTCACCTTCGTACTGGACTCCGGCATGGAGGGGTTCGCGCAGTCGAAGCCGATGAAGAAGATGGGCATGAACTCCTCGCCCACCGGCGAGCTGTTCTTCGACAGCGTGCGGCTGACCCCGGACCGGCTGCTGGGGGAGAGCGAGGAGGTGGCCAAGAGCTCGGGCAAGGATTCGGCCAAGGACAGCTTCGTCGCCGAGCGGGTGGGCATCGCGTCGCTGGGCCTGGGCATCATCGAGGAGTGCCACGGTCTGTGCATCGAGTACGCGAAGGCCCGCACGCTCTGGGGCAACCCCATCGGCAGCTTCCAGCTCATCCAGCTCAAGCTGGCGGAGATGGAGATCGCGCGTATCAACGTGCAGAACATGGTCTTCAGCGCGATCGAGCGGATGAACGACGGCCACAGGATCACGCTGTCCGAGGCGTCCGCGATGAAGCTCTACGCATCGCGCGCCGCCACCGAGGTCGCCATGGAGGCCGTGCAGCTGTTCGGCGGCAACGGCTACATGAGCGAGTACAAGGTGGAGCAGCTGGCGCGCGATGCCAAGTCGCTGATGATCTACGCGGGGAGCAACGAGATCCAGGTGACGCACATCGCCAAGGGGCTGCTCGCGTAA
- the fdxA gene encoding ferredoxin — MAYVIAEPCIDVMDRACVEECPVDCIYEGGRSLYIHPDECVDCGACEPVCPVEAIFYEDDVPGEWNDYVADNGRFFEEALPGRDAPLGSPGGAAKTGPTGVDTALVAGFPPRDEG; from the coding sequence ATGGCGTACGTCATCGCAGAACCGTGCATCGATGTGATGGACCGTGCCTGCGTCGAGGAGTGCCCCGTCGACTGCATCTACGAGGGCGGCAGGTCGCTCTACATCCACCCGGACGAGTGCGTCGACTGCGGCGCCTGCGAGCCGGTGTGCCCCGTCGAGGCCATCTTCTACGAGGACGATGTCCCCGGGGAGTGGAACGACTACGTTGCGGACAACGGCCGCTTCTTCGAGGAGGCGCTCCCCGGGCGCGACGCACCCCTGGGGTCGCCCGGCGGCGCCGCGAAAACCGGGCCGACGGGGGTCGATACGGCGCTCGTCGCCGGGTTCCCGCCGCGCGACGAGGGGTGA
- a CDS encoding helix-turn-helix transcriptional regulator, producing MAASSRARTHSALASPSRVALLDHIRGADEPLDAHRLAEECDLHVTTVRFHLDALIGAGLITSRPAPSNGRGRPRLMYSPVAQARPEEEDPYIELSRLLLIALDAEDGASAADRAEIAGYRWAEQSLNGSALDDGPAGLGAAAGKINALFTELGFEADHTMDADEDSAEITLHECPFGAVAREKPAIVCRIHLGLLRGALDHLKVDHHTEEIEPWVTPTTCRAVIRGGGAADA from the coding sequence ATGGCTGCTTCATCTCGCGCCAGGACCCACTCGGCGCTCGCATCGCCGAGCCGCGTAGCGCTGCTCGATCACATCCGCGGCGCCGACGAACCTCTCGATGCGCACCGCCTCGCCGAAGAGTGCGACCTGCACGTCACCACAGTGCGTTTTCACCTCGATGCGCTGATCGGCGCCGGGCTCATCACCTCACGCCCGGCACCGAGCAACGGCCGCGGGCGGCCGCGGCTGATGTACTCGCCGGTGGCCCAGGCGCGCCCGGAGGAAGAAGACCCGTACATCGAGCTGTCGCGGTTGCTGCTCATCGCGCTCGACGCCGAGGACGGCGCCAGCGCCGCGGACAGGGCCGAGATCGCGGGCTACCGGTGGGCGGAGCAGAGCCTGAACGGCAGCGCACTCGATGACGGCCCCGCCGGACTGGGGGCCGCGGCCGGCAAGATCAACGCGCTGTTCACCGAGCTCGGGTTCGAGGCCGACCACACGATGGACGCCGACGAGGACTCCGCGGAGATCACCCTGCACGAATGCCCCTTCGGCGCGGTGGCCCGGGAGAAACCCGCCATCGTCTGCCGCATCCACCTGGGGCTGCTGCGCGGGGCGCTCGACCACCTCAAGGTCGACCACCACACCGAGGAGATCGAACCGTGGGTCACCCCCACCACGTGCCGGGCCGTCATCCGCGGGGGCGGCGCCGCGGACGCGTAG
- a CDS encoding aldose 1-epimerase family protein yields the protein MPDGPGALPRFVPSGRQWEIRHAGLRAVIVEVGGGIRTLTSGERDVLEGYPVGAMCDGAHGAPLIPWPNRLADGRYTFDGAEHRTALTEPARGNAIHGLLRWRPYALRREAADAVTVGAVVHPSPGYPFALDVEIEYRLDDGGLTVATTARNVGPDALPYAHGQHPYLSAGTGTLDRCVLEFDAATRILVDDRRALPSGSEPTECTDYDFRGGRILGALRLDDPFTDLRRDGRGLSWVRLTGGDGRTVEQWADAAFGCLQLFSGDTLAPGRRRTALAAEPMTAPPNALATGESVVRLEPGERFISVWGVRLV from the coding sequence ATGCCTGACGGGCCCGGGGCGCTGCCACGGTTCGTGCCGTCGGGACGGCAGTGGGAGATCCGCCACGCCGGCCTGCGCGCGGTGATCGTGGAGGTCGGCGGCGGCATCCGCACGTTGACCTCCGGCGAGCGCGACGTGCTCGAGGGGTATCCGGTCGGGGCGATGTGCGACGGCGCGCACGGGGCGCCGCTGATCCCGTGGCCCAACCGGCTGGCCGACGGGCGCTACACCTTCGACGGCGCGGAGCATCGGACGGCGCTCACCGAACCGGCCCGCGGCAACGCGATCCACGGGCTGCTGCGCTGGCGGCCGTACGCCCTGCGCCGGGAGGCCGCGGACGCGGTGACGGTGGGCGCTGTCGTCCACCCTTCGCCGGGGTACCCCTTCGCGCTCGACGTGGAGATCGAGTACCGGCTGGACGACGGCGGCCTCACGGTGGCGACGACCGCCCGCAACGTAGGCCCGGACGCGCTGCCCTACGCGCACGGCCAGCACCCCTACCTGTCCGCGGGGACGGGCACCCTGGACCGGTGCGTGCTCGAGTTCGACGCCGCCACGCGGATCCTCGTCGATGACCGGCGGGCGCTGCCGTCCGGGTCCGAACCCACCGAATGCACCGACTACGACTTCCGCGGGGGCCGGATCCTGGGTGCGCTGCGGCTGGACGACCCGTTCACCGATCTGCGGCGCGACGGGCGCGGGCTCTCGTGGGTCCGGCTGACCGGGGGCGACGGGCGCACCGTCGAGCAATGGGCGGACGCGGCCTTCGGCTGCCTGCAACTCTTCAGCGGTGACACGCTGGCACCGGGGCGTCGGCGCACGGCGCTGGCCGCCGAGCCGATGACGGCCCCGCCGAACGCGTTGGCCACCGGCGAGTCGGTGGTGCGGCTGGAGCCGGGGGAGCGGTTCATCTCCGTGTGGGGCGTGCGGCTGGTGTGA
- a CDS encoding aldo/keto reductase family protein produces the protein MGYRFLGDSGLKVSEIVYGNWLTHGSQVENEVATECVHAALDAGITTFDTADVYAAGRAEEVLGAALAGQRREALEVFTKVYFPMGRGPNATGLSRKHILEGIDGSLRRLGMDYVDLYQAHRYDHETPLEETIEAFAHVVRSGKALYIGVSEWSAEQLGAGQELARQAGFRIVSNQPQYSMLWRVIEDRVVPVSRSLGISQVVWSPMAQGVLTGKYRPGSAPPAGSRATDDKGGRDMIARFLEPEVLSAVQRLRPVADDLGVTMSQLAVAWVLANDNVASALVGASRPEQIAENVKAAEVTLTDEVLAAVDRALELDGAQVIERDPAKTKSPSHRLA, from the coding sequence ATGGGCTACAGGTTCTTGGGCGACAGCGGGCTGAAGGTGTCGGAGATCGTCTACGGCAACTGGCTCACGCACGGCTCGCAGGTGGAGAACGAGGTGGCCACCGAGTGCGTGCACGCGGCGCTCGACGCGGGCATCACCACCTTCGACACCGCCGACGTCTACGCGGCCGGGCGCGCGGAGGAGGTGCTCGGCGCGGCGCTGGCGGGGCAGCGGCGCGAAGCGCTGGAGGTCTTCACCAAGGTGTACTTCCCGATGGGCCGCGGACCCAACGCGACCGGGCTGTCGCGCAAACACATCCTCGAGGGCATCGACGGCTCGCTGCGCAGGCTGGGCATGGACTACGTGGACCTGTATCAGGCGCACCGCTACGACCATGAGACGCCGCTGGAGGAGACCATCGAGGCGTTCGCGCACGTCGTCCGCTCGGGGAAGGCGCTCTACATCGGCGTGTCGGAGTGGTCGGCCGAGCAGCTCGGCGCGGGGCAGGAGCTGGCCCGGCAGGCGGGCTTCCGCATCGTGTCCAACCAGCCGCAGTACTCGATGCTCTGGCGGGTGATTGAAGACCGGGTGGTGCCTGTATCCCGCTCACTCGGGATCTCGCAGGTGGTGTGGTCGCCGATGGCGCAGGGGGTGCTGACGGGCAAGTACCGGCCCGGCTCCGCGCCGCCGGCGGGTTCGCGCGCCACCGACGACAAGGGCGGCCGGGACATGATCGCCCGCTTCCTGGAGCCGGAGGTGCTCAGCGCGGTGCAGCGCCTGCGTCCCGTGGCCGACGACCTGGGCGTGACCATGTCGCAGCTGGCCGTCGCGTGGGTGCTGGCCAACGACAACGTGGCGTCGGCGCTTGTCGGGGCGTCGCGGCCGGAGCAGATCGCCGAGAACGTCAAGGCAGCGGAGGTGACGCTCACCGACGAGGTTCTGGCGGCCGTCGACCGTGCACTGGAGCTCGACGGGGCGCAGGTGATCGAGCGCGACCCGGCGAAGACCAAGAGCCCGTCGCACAGGCTGGCGTGA